One Thermogemmatispora onikobensis genomic region harbors:
- the nagZ gene encoding beta-N-acetylhexosaminidase: protein MPSHHHPSPDGSVGGAAPSAADLRGQLGQLLMAGFDGSEPSPAILDLIENHQLGGVILFSRNIESAEQVYHLTSALQAKARAAGHRSPLLIAIDQENGMVQRLGEHVTLFPGNMALGASDSPELVTAVARATGRELQALGINMNLAPVLDINNNPANPVIGVRSFGEDPEQVARLALAAVRGYRQAGIISCLKHFPGHGDTATDSHLALPLIPHDLARLERLELVPFSRVLQEEGADCIMTAHIAFPALTADPQLPATVASPIISGLLRQRLGFDGVAMSDCLEMEATAATLGIEQATVRAIEAGLDLILISHRYDRQLAGLAAMRSALDEGRLSPARLHQALTRLRRLKARYLSWERLPRPEGLRLLKQAEHLALQRQSYAQAITLLRNDAGLLPLRLTPEQQLLIVLPQKEGASRVEDQRYPVEALVAAVRSHHPKTVAQLLSLPLSESTRQSLRQAVAQAQLVLLVTVNAYLDHAQSDYINWLVAEAPCPVVALAVYNPYDLLACPQLTTYLLTYEYTRPAIEAAVAVLFGDAHPQGRLPVSLPSLHARGEGLSC, encoded by the coding sequence GGTCATTCTCTTTTCGCGCAACATCGAGAGCGCAGAACAGGTCTATCACCTGACCAGCGCCTTGCAGGCCAAAGCCCGTGCAGCTGGCCACCGCTCGCCACTGCTGATCGCCATCGATCAAGAGAACGGCATGGTCCAGCGGCTAGGTGAGCACGTCACCCTCTTTCCAGGCAACATGGCCCTGGGGGCCAGCGATTCACCAGAGCTGGTGACCGCTGTCGCCCGCGCCACTGGGCGCGAGCTGCAAGCACTGGGCATCAACATGAACCTGGCACCAGTCCTGGATATCAACAACAATCCGGCCAATCCCGTCATCGGCGTCCGCTCCTTTGGCGAAGATCCCGAACAGGTCGCCCGCCTGGCCCTGGCAGCAGTACGGGGCTACCGCCAGGCTGGCATCATTAGCTGCCTGAAGCACTTTCCGGGACACGGCGACACGGCTACCGATTCTCATCTCGCCTTGCCGCTGATTCCCCACGATCTGGCCCGTCTGGAACGGCTGGAGCTGGTTCCTTTCTCCCGCGTGCTACAGGAAGAAGGGGCTGACTGCATCATGACAGCCCATATCGCTTTTCCAGCCCTGACCGCTGACCCACAACTGCCTGCCACGGTAGCCTCGCCGATCATCTCTGGCCTGCTCCGGCAGCGCCTGGGCTTCGATGGTGTGGCCATGAGCGATTGCCTGGAGATGGAGGCCACCGCCGCCACCTTGGGCATCGAGCAGGCCACGGTGCGAGCCATAGAGGCCGGTCTCGACCTGATCTTGATCTCGCATCGTTACGACCGCCAGCTGGCTGGACTGGCAGCTATGCGCTCCGCGCTCGACGAGGGGCGCCTCTCCCCGGCCCGCCTGCACCAGGCTCTGACACGCCTGCGACGTCTCAAAGCACGCTATCTCTCCTGGGAGCGACTGCCCCGGCCCGAAGGGCTGCGCTTGCTCAAACAAGCCGAGCACCTGGCTCTACAGCGACAGAGCTACGCTCAGGCCATCACTTTGCTACGCAACGACGCCGGGCTCCTGCCTTTACGGCTGACACCCGAGCAGCAGCTCCTGATCGTCCTTCCCCAGAAGGAAGGAGCCAGCCGCGTCGAAGATCAACGCTATCCAGTCGAAGCACTCGTCGCTGCAGTACGGAGCCATCACCCCAAGACAGTGGCGCAGCTTCTCTCGCTTCCTCTTTCCGAGTCCACACGCCAATCGCTGCGCCAGGCAGTAGCCCAGGCCCAGCTGGTGCTCCTGGTGACGGTCAATGCCTACCTGGACCACGCCCAGAGCGACTATATCAACTGGCTGGTGGCGGAAGCCCCCTGCCCTGTCGTCGCGCTTGCTGTCTATAATCCCTACGACCTTCTGGCCTGTCCCCAGCTCACCACCTACTTGCTCACCTATGAGTACACCCGACCTGCTATCGAAGCCGCCGTCGCCGTCCTCTTCGGAGACGCTCACCCCCAGGGCCGCCTGCCAGTGAGCCTGCCATCCCTGCATGCCCGCGGCGAGGGACTCAGCTGCTAG
- a CDS encoding carbohydrate ABC transporter permease: MAGAAARVGRQPLRQRLLSLVNHSLVSVIVILVALVWSVPTLGLFISSLRLPALIHSTGWWTALVPPWSFTIQNYEYVLHAQGLGQAFLNSLIIAIPGTVIPTLVAAFAAYAFAWMEFPGRDWIFLTIVALMVIPVQMTLIPVLGLYTMLAQATGLQLTGNYVGIWLMHTALGLPFAVYLLRNFFAGLPSDLFESARIDGASNINIFFRILLPLSVPSLASLVIFQFMWVWNDLLVALVFMGGNPDRAPMTVTIANLVNSYGSNWEVLTAAAFISMALPLVIFFTLQRYFVRGILAGSVKG; the protein is encoded by the coding sequence ATGGCGGGGGCTGCTGCCAGAGTGGGGCGCCAGCCCCTGCGCCAGCGGCTCCTGAGCCTGGTCAACCATAGCCTGGTCTCGGTCATTGTCATTCTGGTGGCGCTCGTTTGGTCGGTACCTACTCTGGGCCTCTTCATTAGCTCCTTGCGTCTCCCGGCTCTGATCCACTCTACTGGCTGGTGGACGGCTCTTGTTCCTCCCTGGAGCTTTACCATCCAGAACTATGAGTACGTTCTCCATGCTCAGGGTCTGGGCCAGGCTTTTCTCAATAGCCTGATTATCGCTATTCCGGGGACGGTTATTCCAACCCTGGTGGCGGCTTTTGCTGCCTATGCCTTTGCCTGGATGGAGTTCCCCGGGCGCGATTGGATCTTTCTGACCATTGTGGCGCTGATGGTCATTCCGGTCCAGATGACTTTGATTCCCGTGCTGGGACTCTATACGATGTTGGCTCAGGCGACGGGCTTGCAGCTGACCGGTAACTACGTCGGCATTTGGCTGATGCATACCGCCCTCGGCCTCCCTTTCGCTGTTTACCTGCTGCGCAATTTCTTTGCTGGGCTGCCCAGCGATCTCTTTGAGTCTGCCCGCATCGATGGCGCTTCCAACATCAACATCTTCTTCCGTATCCTGCTACCGCTCTCTGTGCCCTCCCTGGCTTCGCTGGTGATCTTCCAATTCATGTGGGTCTGGAACGATCTGCTGGTGGCCCTGGTCTTTATGGGCGGGAACCCCGATCGGGCTCCCATGACGGTGACGATTGCCAATCTGGTCAATTCCTATGGCTCAAACTGGGAGGTGCTGACCGCGGCGGCCTTTATCTCGATGGCCTTGCCCTTGGTGATCTTCTTTACCTTGCAGCGCTACTTTGTGCGCGGTATCCTGGCTGGCTCGGTCAAAGGCTGA
- a CDS encoding carbohydrate ABC transporter permease: MIKAIEEQRSLPTKTTARRKRFSLTPWLWIGLAVLFVIIFLLYPMFFTIWLSFLNATSTQFVGLRNYILIFTNPALLEVLRNNLLWLVLATVATVALGLLIAVLVDRVRFESAAKAAIFVPMALSFVAAGVIWRFVYEYAPPGQTQIGLLNALLTALGGQPQAWITDSRFNNFALIAVYVWMWTGFCMVILSAAIKGIPSEILEAARCDGAGEVTIFFRIIVPMISPTIAVVTTTMIINILKIFDIVYVMTGGNYGTNVVAVEYYQQLFNFNNFGVASALAVLLLLAIIPIMYFNIRRFRVQEAQR; this comes from the coding sequence ATGATCAAAGCCATCGAAGAGCAGCGGAGCCTTCCGACGAAGACAACGGCGCGCAGAAAGCGCTTCAGCCTAACCCCCTGGCTCTGGATCGGGCTGGCGGTCCTCTTTGTGATCATCTTTCTGCTCTACCCGATGTTCTTCACGATCTGGCTCAGCTTCCTGAATGCCACTTCCACTCAGTTTGTTGGACTGCGCAACTATATCCTGATATTCACGAATCCTGCACTGCTGGAGGTGTTACGCAATAACCTGCTCTGGCTCGTGCTGGCAACAGTGGCGACGGTGGCGCTGGGCCTGCTGATCGCCGTGCTGGTTGATCGCGTGCGCTTTGAAAGCGCGGCGAAAGCGGCGATCTTTGTGCCGATGGCCCTCTCCTTCGTTGCTGCGGGCGTCATCTGGCGCTTTGTCTATGAATATGCGCCGCCCGGCCAGACGCAGATCGGACTGTTGAATGCTCTGCTGACCGCCCTCGGTGGTCAGCCGCAGGCCTGGATCACCGATAGCCGCTTTAATAACTTCGCCTTGATCGCGGTCTACGTCTGGATGTGGACAGGCTTCTGCATGGTGATCCTCTCGGCGGCCATTAAAGGGATTCCGAGCGAGATTCTGGAGGCTGCCCGCTGTGACGGAGCAGGCGAGGTGACCATCTTCTTCCGCATTATTGTGCCGATGATCAGCCCGACAATTGCCGTAGTGACGACAACGATGATCATCAACATCCTGAAGATCTTCGATATCGTCTATGTCATGACAGGGGGCAACTACGGCACAAATGTCGTTGCTGTTGAGTACTACCAGCAGCTCTTCAACTTTAACAACTTTGGGGTGGCCAGTGCTCTGGCTGTCTTGCTCTTGCTGGCGATCATTCCCATCATGTACTTCAATATTCGTCGTTTCCGCGTGCAGGAGGCGCAACGATGA
- a CDS encoding ABC transporter substrate-binding protein, with protein MFIYDRQQREALDRLVEDLSEHRIGRRVFLQRAMALGLTASAAASVLAACGTPSTTGGTGTPATVSSIDVLNVWSGEEQQSFDAVVTPFESQSKITVKIEATRDLDAVLTSRLRGGNPPDIAVLPNPGKMQQLASQGKLIPLDSFLDMNKVKSDYASTWVDLGSYNGHLYALFYKAANKGTIWYNPTQLQAIGGTTPKTWDDLIKLSDMIAGKGKYPWSMGVESGSASGWPAADWVDEIFLLQSGPDLYDQWVNHKIPWTHSSVKQAFQTFAQIITGKHYINGAPQSILATNFQDASYAPFKNPPEAYLYYLGDFTAGFITAQFKSAQPGKDFNFFPFPTITAQYQGAVTGGADVIVALKDNNGVRELVKYLETAQAQEIWVKRGGFTSPSKAVSLSAYPNDVARSSAQMLTSATIFRFGADDLMPPAMETAYWKAMLDFIKDPTKLDSILSSLESTAQQAYAS; from the coding sequence ATGTTTATTTATGATCGGCAACAGCGCGAGGCGCTAGATCGGCTCGTAGAGGATCTGAGCGAGCACCGGATCGGAAGACGAGTCTTTCTACAGCGCGCGATGGCGCTCGGGTTGACAGCGAGCGCTGCCGCCTCAGTGCTGGCGGCCTGTGGCACGCCCAGCACCACCGGGGGCACCGGCACGCCAGCGACGGTCAGCTCGATCGATGTGCTCAATGTCTGGAGCGGCGAGGAGCAGCAATCGTTTGACGCAGTGGTGACCCCCTTCGAGAGTCAATCGAAGATCACCGTCAAGATCGAGGCGACACGCGATCTGGATGCCGTGCTCACCTCACGCTTGCGTGGCGGTAATCCCCCAGATATTGCTGTGCTGCCCAACCCGGGCAAGATGCAGCAGCTGGCCAGCCAGGGCAAGCTGATTCCCCTTGATTCCTTCCTGGATATGAACAAGGTCAAGAGCGATTACGCTTCGACCTGGGTCGATCTGGGTTCCTACAACGGTCACCTCTACGCGCTCTTCTACAAGGCGGCCAACAAAGGGACAATCTGGTACAATCCTACCCAACTGCAGGCCATTGGCGGTACGACCCCCAAGACCTGGGATGACCTGATCAAGCTCTCTGATATGATTGCTGGCAAGGGAAAGTATCCCTGGTCGATGGGTGTCGAGAGCGGCTCGGCCAGCGGCTGGCCAGCTGCCGACTGGGTTGATGAAATCTTCTTGCTGCAGTCAGGGCCTGATCTCTACGATCAGTGGGTCAATCACAAGATCCCCTGGACCCACAGCAGCGTCAAGCAGGCGTTCCAGACCTTCGCTCAGATCATCACTGGCAAGCACTACATCAATGGAGCGCCGCAGTCGATTCTGGCGACCAATTTCCAGGACGCCAGCTACGCCCCCTTCAAGAATCCGCCCGAGGCTTACCTCTACTACCTTGGCGATTTCACGGCTGGCTTCATTACGGCGCAGTTCAAGAGCGCTCAGCCTGGCAAGGACTTCAATTTCTTCCCCTTCCCGACGATTACTGCTCAATATCAGGGGGCGGTGACGGGGGGCGCTGATGTGATTGTGGCTCTGAAGGATAACAATGGTGTGCGCGAGCTGGTGAAGTATCTGGAGACAGCCCAGGCGCAAGAGATCTGGGTCAAGCGCGGTGGCTTTACCTCACCCAGCAAGGCGGTCTCCTTGTCGGCCTATCCCAACGACGTGGCCCGCTCCTCGGCCCAGATGCTGACCAGTGCAACGATCTTCCGCTTTGGGGCCGATGACCTGATGCCACCGGCGATGGAGACAGCTTACTGGAAGGCCATGCTGGATTTCATTAAGGACCCGACTAAGCTCGATAGTATTCTGAGCTCGCTGGAGTCAACGGCTCAGCAGGCATACGCTTCCTGA
- a CDS encoding helix-turn-helix domain-containing protein yields the protein MSKARKMPANDRLRSERLRRGWSREYVAAQIGVADPKTIGRWERGDAIPSAYFRQKLCSFFGLSAQELGLYQEPAHAGSSASESSTGGPTRAHEESSHESPEQPGSDKNIFDPAMPLATPESLSPIGRDRILSQLKSQLMQERSSNTVALYGLPGVGKTTLALALAYDPEVQAHFNGGILWGRLGSQPDLPALLRHWAALLEIPPHIQLRLESLESWVQALRAAIQRRRMLLVIDDAWSYAEALLLMVGGPRCAYLLTTRLPVVALHFANERAFHVPELEEEQALALLERFAPLATRLEPEASRALVQAVGGLPLALTLIGRYLQAQTHCGQIRRLRAALERLQNPQLRLSLEGCDATVEPHHYHAQAAPPSLATVLAISYRRLSREARQALTRLATLPPKPQAFHETALGNQVSAQTLDELLDAGLLESAGPGCYTLHPVIAEYARSSSHLQDLPQPGARPGSVSISGTERPRIGNFSTPERPARCTDLAPMVYHGGERSQPSLPALHYQDHQQPAHANPLALSP from the coding sequence GTGAGCAAGGCCAGGAAAATGCCTGCCAATGACCGACTCCGCAGCGAGCGACTCCGTCGGGGCTGGTCGCGCGAGTATGTGGCAGCCCAGATTGGCGTGGCTGATCCGAAAACCATTGGTCGCTGGGAACGCGGGGATGCTATCCCCAGCGCCTACTTCCGCCAGAAGCTCTGCAGCTTCTTCGGTCTGTCGGCCCAGGAGCTGGGCCTCTATCAGGAGCCCGCTCACGCCGGCTCTTCGGCCAGCGAGTCGTCCACCGGCGGACCGACTCGAGCGCATGAGGAAAGCAGCCACGAGTCGCCTGAGCAGCCGGGCAGTGACAAGAATATCTTTGATCCAGCCATGCCGCTGGCGACCCCGGAGAGCCTCTCGCCAATTGGGCGTGATCGGATCTTATCTCAGCTCAAATCGCAACTGATGCAAGAACGGAGCAGCAACACAGTGGCTCTCTACGGCCTGCCTGGGGTTGGCAAGACAACCCTGGCCCTGGCCCTGGCCTATGATCCAGAGGTACAGGCCCACTTCAATGGAGGAATCCTCTGGGGTCGGCTCGGCAGCCAACCTGATCTTCCTGCCCTCCTGCGTCACTGGGCAGCGCTACTGGAGATCCCTCCTCACATTCAGCTCCGTCTGGAAAGCCTGGAAAGCTGGGTGCAGGCCCTGCGTGCCGCCATTCAGCGTCGGCGCATGCTGCTAGTCATTGACGACGCCTGGTCATACGCTGAGGCTCTGCTGCTGATGGTTGGAGGACCGCGCTGCGCCTACCTGCTGACGACACGCTTGCCGGTAGTGGCTTTGCATTTTGCCAATGAGCGGGCCTTCCACGTTCCTGAGCTGGAAGAGGAGCAGGCGCTGGCGCTTTTGGAGCGTTTTGCCCCCCTGGCCACCCGTTTGGAACCGGAGGCCAGTCGCGCTCTGGTGCAGGCCGTCGGCGGCCTGCCGTTGGCTCTGACGCTGATCGGGCGCTATCTGCAGGCCCAGACCCACTGCGGCCAGATTCGCCGCTTACGCGCGGCGCTGGAACGCCTCCAGAATCCACAGCTGCGCCTCTCGCTGGAGGGCTGTGACGCCACTGTGGAACCCCACCACTATCATGCTCAGGCCGCGCCACCATCACTGGCAACTGTGCTTGCCATCAGCTATCGCCGTTTGAGCCGTGAGGCCCGCCAGGCTTTGACCCGCCTGGCCACCTTACCTCCGAAGCCGCAGGCTTTTCATGAAACAGCTCTAGGCAATCAGGTCTCGGCTCAAACGCTTGACGAGCTGTTGGATGCTGGCCTGCTAGAAAGTGCCGGCCCTGGCTGCTATACGTTGCACCCGGTGATCGCCGAGTACGCTCGCAGCTCCTCTCACCTCCAGGACCTTCCTCAACCTGGGGCCAGACCTGGTAGCGTCTCTATCAGCGGGACAGAGCGCCCGCGCATCGGGAATTTCAGCACGCCTGAACGTCCCGCACGCTGCACGGATCTGGCGCCGATGGTGTATCATGGAGGGGAGAGATCTCAGCCGTCGCTGCCTGCACTCCATTACCAGGACCACCAGCAGCCGGCTCATGCTAATCCCCTGGCGCTCTCTCCCTGA
- a CDS encoding RNA polymerase sigma factor, which produces MAYRIEDTSSSETNGSLDELALVQRAQRGDEAAFNILFERYAHQIARYLKHMVGNDGVSCDLTQDTFFRAWRGLAGLRKPQSFASWLYQIATNLARNYQEQARRMQYVPWEDCPEDSRELSTLGMERHIEERELTQIALAHVSPTYRACLILYVIEGLPQRKVAELLGMKESCVSKYLSRGKEEMRQIYQRLENEGLPFRQRGGKRK; this is translated from the coding sequence ATGGCCTACAGGATAGAGGACACGTCTTCATCGGAGACAAATGGCTCGCTTGATGAGCTCGCTCTCGTGCAACGAGCGCAACGTGGCGACGAGGCTGCCTTCAATATACTATTCGAGCGCTACGCACATCAGATCGCTCGCTACCTGAAACATATGGTTGGCAACGATGGGGTGAGCTGCGATCTGACCCAGGATACGTTTTTCCGCGCCTGGCGAGGATTGGCGGGCCTGCGCAAGCCGCAAAGTTTCGCCAGCTGGCTATACCAGATCGCTACCAACCTCGCTCGTAACTATCAGGAGCAGGCCAGGCGCATGCAATACGTGCCCTGGGAAGACTGCCCTGAGGACAGCCGCGAGCTGAGCACGCTGGGAATGGAACGACATATCGAAGAGCGCGAGCTGACCCAGATCGCGCTTGCTCATGTCTCGCCAACTTATCGCGCCTGTCTCATTCTGTACGTCATTGAAGGGCTACCACAGCGCAAGGTAGCCGAACTGCTGGGCATGAAAGAATCGTGCGTGAGTAAATATCTCAGCCGAGGCAAAGAGGAGATGCGCCAGATCTACCAGCGCCTGGAGAACGAAGGGCTTCCCTTCAGGCAGAGAGGAGGCAAGCGGAAATGA
- a CDS encoding eIF2A-related protein yields the protein MKQPPRPPCPSWAEKLALRLEDLPPADREALQAHLQRCPVCAAARADYELIDARLQALPDPVLKPVPRLAALMSKFANEEEEHSSQALGGQTRSGSSPSPYHRPGPVRRSRQRVWAAVAALIAACLMLVLGLPLLYQLTESGGATSPGTLLVTYYGHTSTITSLTWSPDGSSLASSDLKGSIEVWNPLTNTQRYRYEPRAGAGIAYTVAWSPNGHYLAAAFQNHTVEVWNTETGQRIYSFTRHTDIVYALAWSPDSRRLASGGGDNSVWVWDATTGADAVVYNGIFSVKTLAWSPDGNYLAAGDDGDIVRIWNVHTSNPETPLLSYTAHSGSITALSWSPDGRYLASASMDGTVRVWDAHNGTTLRVYTGHRGRVDAVAWSHDERFIASAGADATVQVWNPFNGEVALIYRKHSEEVNAVAWSPNDHYLASAGWDHTVQVWRAP from the coding sequence ATGAAGCAGCCGCCGCGTCCCCCCTGCCCATCCTGGGCTGAGAAGCTCGCTCTGCGTCTGGAGGACCTCCCACCTGCCGACCGAGAAGCGCTGCAGGCTCATTTGCAGCGTTGTCCAGTCTGCGCAGCAGCCCGGGCCGACTACGAGCTGATTGATGCGCGCCTACAAGCCCTGCCCGACCCGGTGCTCAAGCCTGTGCCCCGGCTGGCCGCTCTCATGAGCAAGTTCGCCAATGAAGAAGAGGAACACTCGTCGCAAGCGCTCGGAGGCCAGACCCGCTCGGGGAGCAGCCCCTCCCCCTACCATCGTCCCGGCCCGGTTCGTCGGTCACGACAGCGCGTCTGGGCCGCCGTAGCTGCCTTGATCGCGGCTTGCCTGATGCTGGTACTGGGCCTGCCATTGCTATACCAGCTTACGGAGAGCGGCGGAGCCACCAGCCCTGGTACATTGCTGGTGACCTATTACGGACATACCAGCACGATCACCTCCCTGACCTGGTCACCCGATGGCAGCTCGTTGGCCTCCAGCGATCTCAAAGGCAGCATCGAAGTCTGGAACCCCCTGACCAACACGCAGCGCTATCGCTACGAGCCGCGTGCCGGTGCTGGTATTGCCTACACTGTGGCCTGGTCCCCTAATGGGCACTACCTGGCCGCGGCCTTTCAGAATCACACCGTTGAGGTCTGGAACACCGAAACGGGCCAACGGATCTATAGCTTCACACGCCATACAGATATCGTCTATGCGCTGGCCTGGTCGCCAGATAGCCGGCGGCTGGCTTCTGGTGGAGGAGACAATAGCGTCTGGGTCTGGGATGCCACCACCGGAGCAGATGCCGTTGTCTATAACGGTATCTTCTCCGTGAAAACGCTGGCCTGGTCACCTGATGGCAACTATCTTGCCGCAGGAGACGACGGCGACATTGTCCGTATCTGGAATGTGCACACCAGCAACCCAGAGACACCGCTCCTCTCCTATACGGCCCATAGCGGCTCCATTACCGCTTTGAGCTGGTCGCCCGACGGTCGCTATCTCGCCTCAGCCAGCATGGACGGCACGGTGCGCGTCTGGGATGCTCACAATGGCACGACCTTGCGGGTTTACACCGGCCATCGCGGTAGAGTCGACGCCGTCGCCTGGTCGCACGACGAACGCTTTATTGCCTCCGCGGGAGCCGATGCTACTGTCCAGGTCTGGAACCCGTTCAACGGCGAGGTGGCCTTGATCTACCGAAAGCATAGCGAAGAAGTCAACGCCGTCGCCTGGTCTCCTAACGACCACTATCTGGCCTCCGCGGGCTGGGACCACACGGTACAGGTCTGGCGCGCTCCCTGA
- a CDS encoding ABC transporter substrate-binding protein, producing the protein MPARMPVRMPVRMPVRMPAPYHQHQRRDAQPDWQAQDQRKQRKQERLRRRAFLQRAVTLGLAAHSALALLAACDSQSASVDVLTVWSSEEQDSFRAVVAPFEKQTQIKVQVVSTRDQDTLLTTLLRANTPPGVAILPNPGGMQQLAAQGKLLPLDSFLDMEMVRRDYSRTWINLGSYKGALYALFYKAANKGIIWYNPQQLQALGLHIPHTWDELIAVSNAIAARGRYPWAIGVESAASSGWPAADWIAELYLKEWGPEMYQHWVNHRIAWTDPTIKQTFRRFGSILTGKHYIPHAPTSVLLTNFQDASYAPFEQPPRAYFYYSGDFVLGFVTSRFPSIVPGKEINFFPFPEINPRYAGAVTGGADAVVALQDTAEVRALVQYLASSQAQEIWVRRGGFTSVNQSIPMSAYPNPVARASAQMLSQAPSFCFGAGDLMPPVVQHAFWKGMLAFIQEPDQLDTILQSIEAVAQRSYPP; encoded by the coding sequence ATGCCCGCACGCATGCCCGTACGCATGCCCGTACGCATGCCCGTACGCATGCCCGCGCCATACCATCAGCACCAACGGCGCGATGCACAGCCGGACTGGCAGGCTCAGGATCAGCGGAAGCAGCGCAAGCAGGAGCGCCTCCGTCGCCGCGCCTTCTTGCAGCGTGCTGTGACCTTGGGCCTGGCGGCACACTCCGCACTTGCCTTGCTAGCCGCTTGCGACAGTCAGTCTGCCTCGGTCGATGTTTTGACCGTCTGGAGCAGCGAGGAACAGGACTCTTTTCGGGCAGTGGTTGCTCCCTTCGAAAAGCAGACCCAGATCAAGGTCCAGGTTGTCTCTACACGTGATCAGGATACGCTCCTGACCACGCTGTTACGGGCGAATACCCCCCCAGGAGTGGCTATTTTACCCAATCCGGGCGGAATGCAGCAATTGGCCGCACAGGGGAAGCTTCTCCCTCTGGACAGCTTCCTGGATATGGAGATGGTCAGGCGCGACTATAGCCGTACCTGGATCAATCTCGGGAGCTACAAGGGAGCACTCTATGCGCTCTTCTACAAGGCAGCCAATAAGGGGATCATCTGGTACAATCCTCAGCAACTCCAGGCCCTTGGCCTCCACATCCCTCACACCTGGGATGAGCTGATCGCGGTCTCCAACGCCATCGCTGCCCGGGGACGCTATCCCTGGGCCATCGGCGTTGAGAGTGCGGCTTCCAGCGGCTGGCCCGCCGCCGATTGGATCGCCGAGCTGTATCTGAAAGAGTGGGGACCGGAGATGTACCAGCACTGGGTCAATCACAGGATTGCCTGGACCGATCCGACCATCAAGCAGACCTTTCGCCGCTTCGGCTCTATTCTCACCGGCAAGCACTATATCCCACATGCTCCAACCTCGGTCTTGTTGACGAACTTCCAGGACGCCAGCTACGCGCCTTTCGAACAGCCACCGCGTGCTTACTTTTACTATTCGGGCGACTTCGTGCTTGGCTTCGTCACTAGCCGCTTTCCCAGTATTGTCCCCGGAAAAGAGATCAATTTCTTTCCATTCCCTGAGATCAACCCACGCTACGCTGGGGCCGTCACTGGGGGAGCCGATGCTGTGGTTGCTCTGCAGGACACAGCAGAGGTACGGGCCCTGGTGCAATACCTCGCCAGTTCTCAAGCGCAAGAGATCTGGGTTCGGCGCGGCGGCTTCACTTCGGTCAATCAGTCGATCCCTATGAGCGCCTACCCCAACCCTGTTGCGCGGGCTTCGGCTCAGATGCTCAGTCAGGCCCCCTCTTTCTGCTTTGGGGCCGGTGACCTGATGCCGCCAGTGGTCCAGCACGCCTTCTGGAAAGGTATGCTGGCCTTTATCCAGGAGCCAGACCAGCTTGACACCATTCTGCAGTCCATTGAAGCGGTCGCCCAACGCAGCTATCCTCCCTAA
- a CDS encoding response regulator transcription factor has protein sequence MSQSVLALERDLFFAVKIRDTLRHLGLETIVVRDLAAFLRALADDASPSGQPRKQLALAIVNISTPGVAWDEAIRQARQHGLPVLAFGPHVDVEARTKALDAGAQRAVSNARLNSSLTSLVQDLLTSPERVDLTTEDDER, from the coding sequence GTGTCACAATCAGTGCTTGCTCTGGAGCGGGACCTCTTCTTCGCGGTGAAGATACGCGATACGCTGCGTCATCTGGGGCTGGAGACAATCGTCGTGCGCGATCTGGCCGCGTTCTTGCGAGCGCTGGCCGACGACGCTTCCCCCTCTGGCCAGCCACGCAAGCAGCTGGCCCTGGCGATTGTCAATATCTCCACACCAGGTGTGGCCTGGGATGAAGCGATCCGCCAGGCCCGCCAGCATGGGCTGCCAGTGCTGGCCTTTGGCCCCCATGTCGACGTGGAAGCCCGCACTAAGGCACTGGATGCCGGCGCCCAGCGCGCAGTCTCGAATGCAAGGCTGAACAGCTCGCTGACAAGCCTGGTGCAAGATCTGCTGACCTCGCCGGAGAGAGTCGATCTCACGACTGAGGACGACGAACGCTAA